tgatgcataaataaccaactgagaacgtgcctggtatgttaacgtaacatattatggtaagtcattcaaataagtataacatatagaacatgctatacgtttaccaaacaatctgtcactcctaatcgctaaatcccatgaaatcttatacgtctagtctcttacgtgaatgagctaaataatattatttgatattttacggtaatgtgttaataatttcacacataagtcactactgagtataagtcgcccccccggccaaacaatgaaaaaaactgcgatttatagtcagaaaaatacggtatgcctaCAATGGCTACACTctatacaccaggggtgctcacactttttctgcaggcgagctacttttcaattgatcaagtcgtggggatctacctcattcatatatataatttatatttacttatttatgaaatatatgtttttgttaataaattaaaggtgtttaatgataatgcaagcatgtttaacacatagagttaatattgttaataaattaaaggtgttgaatgataatgcaatcatgtttaacacatagttaatattgttaataaattaaaggtgtttaatgataatacaagaatgtttaatacatatagttaatattgttaataaattaaaggtgtttaatgataatacaagtatgtttaatacatatagttaatatcgttaacaagttaaaggtgtttaaagataatgcaagcatgtttaatacatatagttaatattgttaacaagttaaaggtgtttaatgataatacaagcatgtttaatacatatagttaatattattaataagttaaaggtgtttaaagataatacaagcatgtttaacacatatagttaatattgttaacaagttaaaggtgtttaatgataatacaagcatgtttaatacatatagttaatattattaataagttaaaggtgtttaaagataatacaagcatgtttaacacatatagttaatattgttgataagttaaaggtgtttaaagataatgcaagcatgtttaacacatatagttaatattgttaacaagttaaggtgtttaaagataatacaggcatgtttaacacatatagttaatattgttaataagttaaaagtgtttaaagataatacaggcatgtttaacacatatagattcctttctttcatgaagacaagaatataagttggtgtattacctgattctgatgacttgcattgataggaatcagacattggtgctaaaaacgtccgcattttcgaatggaggagaaaaaagtcctcctttctgtccaataccacatgaaagtggttggtttttggcatcttatttgtccagcttccgtactcctttgtatacactttacaagaaatacattgttggcaaactccgtagcttgctagcttgtgcacgccagctttctgagactcgttttgttagcgcaactgtgcaagtgtgcagtcggtctttggagttttgacgacaggtacggcgccagagtctgttgaaataaagtgtttctcgccttccagtcggtaattttaatgagctggcagcagccagcgtcatctcagaagaccctcgggtgccgtgaatgtcaatcaagtgacgaaagtgacgtcatagtgaagatttatgatcgctcatttttaggactatttttttaatgcctggctggtgatcgactgacacaccctccgagatcgaccggtagctcgcgatcgacgtaatgagcacccttgCTATACACCACTGCCATCTAACTTAATTAACAACTGCATGCAATATTATGTACTATGAGATAcagtataatacttgcaaatgatacacAGAAGTTTAAGAAAACAATATGactggacagcacagctcagtgttCAATGTtaaagtaaaacttttttttttttaaacatttaaagtttATTTACACATTTGAACACTCACAATAGTACCGaatattggtactgttgagtaggGGTACCGAATCCCGGGTACCAGGAACATGTGccatatcgattcaaatgtgaaaggttcaatccaaaattttcaaaaattaaCTAAATATATCATGTAATATAACATTGAACATGATCAAACCCGCAAACAGTTTCTCCATGATAGATATGTACGTTATCACTAACGCCGTACATAATTTCATAATAATCCAGTAATGAGTTCAATTCCGACAGTTGTAGGGCTTTCTCCCTCTCTCTTCCTGCAAAGCCCTCCTCATATCGTCATGTTTACTGCATGTTGACATGGAAAATATTTTAGGGTGAACTAGCAATGATTCATATATACACAGCTCTCTGTGCTCTGTGTTTGTCTTTAAACTTCACTTTTCCCCAAATCGTGTATATAAGCCATGTTTAGGAAGGTGAGAACACTCACGACTTTGCTCTCCAGGGGCTGACAGGGATGGACATTACTAAGAGGATGCTGCTTTTTTTGTGCCCCGGCATGGAAAATTGACTGGAATTCGTCTAAAccggaacatttttggggactaaaATGGTTGGCAATGGGTTATGGACTGTATCAATCAATAATTAGAATTTAATTGTAGAAAAGTATttctcgttttttgttttttttcttttaattaaaaGCTTATAGAGCATGCAGACTCCGAGCTGTGCTCGAAGACATTGTGCATGTTTTCCATTGACCTTTAAAGAGCGCAAAAGTTGCAGACCAAGGGCACATTATTTGGTGCTTTCATAACCTGCATACGTGTGTCAGGAGTGTGTGTGGATGTTTACACATAACACTGAGCTGGTAAATCCTGAGCCCACTCCTTGCTGGAATACTGAGCATGACCGCATTTCTCCAGGCTTGACGTTCTCCCCTGCCGTTTACTAAACAGCTTTGATAGGACATGACTGTTTTAGTAAATACAGAAGTCGTATGTGCCTGTGTTTTGGGTTGATTTGGTACCAGGACAGTTTGGATTCTGGTTCTGATAGTATTGAAGTAgcaaaagaacaacaacaacaaccccttTTTGAATTAATTTGAACAGATTCACTGCCTGCCAGGGCTTACAAGAAATGTATTTCACTGTTGCTAGACTACAAACTCGCGCAGAGATATAATCGTTTTCCTTCTTAGTTTATGATATAAACATCTTCTGCtacgtacacacatacacgtataaacAATGCGTGTTTGGGCAAATTCAGTCAGTTCGACAGGTGTGTGAAATAGCCACAAGCCAGGCAGCAGGTGAGGGTGaggatttattagattttattttgatGACTGTATTGAGCAATAATGTCAACGCCTAAAGCAAGGAAGGTGCGggtgatggatggatagatagatggagggCTGGATGCTGCGTCCTTGAATCAAAGGATCCCTATGACATGTCAAAAAATAATGCATGATTCAAGACTCAAgagtctttattgtcattatgcCAACAACGAAggggaaaaggaaacatttatgataatgccaaaaatattgaaaataacACTCCAAATTTCAAATTGGAACATATTGAAACATATTCTTAGATGACAAGTGATAAGTCATAGAAAGAGGTAGGAGACATTGACGCATGGTTGATGACCTGACCGGTAAACAGTAGCAGCATAAAATAATTGACAAAATACTATGTAAATAATGAAGGCATAAGTACAATAACTTGGAAAACCATTCATTTCAGGGCATTGGATTATGGGAATTTTCtggtttctgtttttttttccacctgCCAAGCCTTATAAAAAAAAGTACACCTGGGAAGCTTAGTACTCTGAACTTCCATCCGACACTTGATTAATAACTCCACATTTGCATTGGTTATTTGAAGGAGTTCAAATGAGACAGCAGGAGGTGACTTACCCTGTTAATGGGGTATTTTTGTCATGTTTCTGTTGGCGGAAAGAGCTTATTTTGGATAAATAACGCCACCCGTATATTCTTGATGCCACATTGTTCACCTGTCGGTCCAAAGTCTGAACAGGATGTGGAGCAGGAAGggggaaaaaataattaaaaaaaacatatatatattcaaattGTGGATAGCAAAACAAGCACGTTTAGACAGTGATTCTAGCTGTTTCATAACACTTTCCACACTCATCTTCAAGTCTCTTTCCTCCACTGAAATGGCTCTGATCCATTATGAAAACTGCAAGTATTTGCATATGAATTTGGCTTGGTTGCAATTCCCCCACAAATGACAGGATATTCGTCATGATTTAAAACGGAGTTAATTAAGTCTGACTTTCATCTTAATACATTCTCATAGTTATTCAATCATTTATGCAAATGTTATCTTCCTGATCTTTTTGCCCTCAAACCATCAGGTTGTTAAATTCCACTTAAACCTTTCCTTCTTTTACGTacttctctctctttttttctgTCTTTGTTTCAGTGTTTCTCTTTCTTTTTGTGTTTAGTGTAAATGAATGTCATGCTGCCTGTGTTTCAGGGTAAATAAAGACCTCAGGCTGACATCCATCAAATTATAGTTTActgaatgtgtatgtatgtgcaaaAACAAGTATGGTACAGTAATATCAGTGTTGGTAATGTGTCCATAAATCACAGAGTGAGTTATTTTGCTAAGCAAACTTGCCAAAGCTGTTTTCTGAGACATTTACTTTGCAGATTTCAATTTCATATGCCTTTTTATCCAGTTGtcccttttttatgtcattgttgTTTATTGAAGGTCTTAATGATTGCCACAAGtatgacaataaaacatttttgtctTTGACTTTTAATCTGTTGCTTTCACATGTTTGAGGGTTGGATGGAATATAAGACTTAGTGGCCAGGGGCCAAATTCCGGCCCCCGAATGATACCAGTTCGGCTAAAGTTTGGTCAAAAACTTGGGAGAGTGGCATTTTTGCAgcacattcctaaaaacactagagctcTCCTGTTGTATGGAGGAACTTGGACCGATTTAACAAATTGGCCGATACTTGCATTGACATTTATACCTCATAAAGGTCAgcatccactgcagtggacacttgtATTTTGCATATCAGGGCTTTTATTCCTGAAATGtgtactctgacaaaagaaaacaaaaacaaatattcactggaaaggatgctggttctcaaaaCAAGAATAACAGTGGAGGGACAAGTCCTGTTCCCCGTCCTTAGCGTTCTGGAAATTTGGCTCCCAAAACAGTTTAGTTGATTAGCCCTGCTTTATGCTCTTTAGATTTAATTTATAATCCAATTTGATGGTTAATTATCCATTAAAATGTATGATTGCTTAGTCAGCACTTATGCAAACCTTGAGAAGGTTGTCACAGTTGATCCTGTAGGTCATTAATGCCACATTCAGTCAGCAGTATGCAGAAGCACGATGACGGTGTTTAGTTGTTAAGGGGTGGAGGGCTAGCATGGGAATTTGAATTTTTATCATTGAGAAGAATCAGTTAAACAATCCATCACACAAGGATCAGGTTTCACTTACATGCTGCTTTTACTCTATACTGGTCATCTCTTTCCCTGGCAGGGCTGTTTTTTGTCATTCTGTTCTTGTCTTCAGTTCTACTTTAggttctcaattttttttttttttttgaacaaagCAAAAAAAGTTCACATGTTGATAAAGAAAAATGCAACTGTCAAAGTCCAAAGCATTTTATTAATATCAAAAACACAACATGGCATTACCTTACATTATGAATATTAACAGGTGTACAAACAGACCAGTAACATAAATGATTAACATTGCAAGACACATTCAACAAGACTCTTGTAACTTCATAAGATTCTtacagaaaaacatgtttttataaaaGCAGAAGCAACACAAGATGTAGACAAATGTGTAATGAAGCACCCCTCTAAATGTGCTGCCTACGTTGTGTTTGTGTGATAACCATCAAAGAATCACAGACAGTTGTGTGGAACAGACTGATGTCAGCAGATCAGATCAGTTAGGATTGAGTCAGCTCTGATAGACACCAGCGTTTGGTTGGGATAAAAAGCTGACATCGGAGTTGGTACTCTCAGACAGTTTCAGCCCTCCGCTGCTGACTCGGCTGTTCCTGTGGGAATCAAGGTGTGCTCGTCTGCTGTCACACGCTCTTGTGACCAACTGTCTCAGTCAGCGCAAACATGCTAAGGCTGTTTTGCATCTCAAAACAACATTGGATCTCTACTGCAAAAGAAAGTACGACCAGTTGTCCCTCCCCTTATGTTAAACCTCAGTGCCCTCGCGGTGATAGATGATTCCCGTTGAGCCCAGCGGGGGGTAGAAGTGTCCGCTGGACCCACTGTACTGGCTCAGGATTGGACTTGAGTACCCCAGTGAAGAGTGGGTGGGTGAAGAGGAGAGCACAGGGGAAGCTTGCACCTGTGGAAGCCATTCTCGGCCAGCTGAGTTTGGGGAGTAGCTACTAAAACTTCCAGGCTGTGGAAGCCTGTGAGGCCCATCCATGGGGAGGTTGACCTGCAGGGGTCGGATCAAGCCATCACCTCCCACATCATTGGCAGATCCAGCAGTCACTCCGGACATCTCGGATAGGAAGCTGCTTAGACAAGGTGTAGCACCAGACGATGACGGAGAAGGGATTCTGTCCGGTGTTGGGGAGATGTTAAGGGCAGAGGTGGCAGAGAGTTTGGGACTTCCCCTGTCACTCTCACCTGACTCAGTGGCCCCTGAACCACCTTCGACACCAGAAAGGGAGTCTGACTTTCTCTTCCTTTTGCGACGGAAGTTTCCATTGTCAAACATCTTTTCACAGTTTGGGTCGAGTGTCCAGTAGTTGCCCTTGCCTGTAAAAGCACAGGGATACATTAGGATATTTCAATAAGACATAGGCTGCATAACAAAGGAAAGGCATATCTCAAAATATTACCTGGATCGTCTTCATCTCTTGGTACTTTTTTGAAGCAGTCATTGAGTGACAGGTTGTGTCTGATGGAATTTTGCCAGCCTGCTTTACTCTTGTTGTAGAAAGGGAAGTTGTCTGCGACGTATTGGTATATCTGACTCAGGGTCAGCCTGCGGTCTGGTGCTCCGTGGATAGCCATGGCGATGAGAGCGGAGTAAGAATAAGGGGGTCTGACCAGCTTCATCAAGTCCTCTTGTGAAGGCAGGGAAAACCAGCTCAACTCCCCTCCTGGGCCTCCAGCACCTGCAGCACCGAGGTAAGGCCTCTGCATGCCGTAGTGCTGCGGGACAAAGGGAGGGCCGGGGTTGCCTGGTGGCCCGTTGGTGGTCAGGTATGATGGTGTGTTGATCCCAGAGCCGTTGAACCAAAGGTAAGGGTTAGCGGAGGCAGTGCTGAAGTCGCTCAGCTCGTATGATGTCGGCGTGGTACGCTGAGGACTTGGTAGTGATGGCGGAGGGTAATAACAGTCACTGTACAAGCTGAGTTCAGGAGGCTCCTGGCCGAGGCTCGGAAATTGAGGGCCACAACGTGGTGGAGACTGGTCCTGTGTCTCAAATGTAGACATTGTCAAGCTGTGTTTCTTCTTACCTTGACGAAAGCGTTCAGTTTATGAAACTGTTGGAGGTAGCAAGCTGATCCAAACTGCTGTCCTTGCTTGTCCGTTTTGCCCTTGCTTTATGTTCACATGTCACCTGTCATACCTGCTTTATCGGCCTCCCGGAAACGCCCCCAGTCTCGTTTGATTGGTTGTCTCCTTAGGTGAGCAGCCTGTTTTTTTTTCGGCTTATTCAGTTCCCTCAGGGGTTTTGTTCAACCTTGTTTAAATCCATTGTCTTAAAACTTAAGCTGTAAGAGTATGACTGAGTTCAGTTGTATGTGTTTCTATTATcactatgcaaataaaaaaactgaATAAAATGACTTAGCCTGCTCAGTACAAACATGATTAATTAAGTTGTATCCTTGCCAACATGGATTTAAACCTTATGgctgaatggaaaaaaaatatgtatataataatttgTTTTTCTGTAATTGTACCttgtctgaataaatgatgtgcattaaGTAACACATAACATTCATTGACTCTAACCAATATGTTTTTACatgtgtgcccccccccccccccccccccccaaaaaaaaacctttcttccTATAAACAGGAATTGAACTTAAAGTGAAAAACTAAAAGTTATGTTGTGAATGAACTATCAGTAAAATACATGAAgatggggtaggattaaatataaGATTTGTTtctccctactccttttcagatatgTTGAAATGTGCAAATATAATCACATGATGTTCCTTTATGTAactttttaaatgtaactttaaaacaaataaaccacaacatGGGTGATGATCCAACAATACTCAACCATAGATTGCCTTTCCAATTCCATAAAAATATTGTGTTTTGATCACTATTATTATCATCAGTCAAAGCCACCACAGTTCTTCATATTTAGAATaactggttggttggttggttgaggtttatttcaaacatgtatacagttttaatatgatacatcacatattttccaTTTATTTTACAGCATGCCcacaaaggagtaggaagaagcaaagcttgttTAATCCTACCCTGTTTCCACATCATAGGAATTACTAACACATATGTTTACTTTCTGTCCTTAATTTGCAACACAATTTACATCAAGGATTTGTAAATACAACGGTTCTCCTAAAAAAATAGTTGAATTAGTTATTATTCGGTTATTaagattaataatatattttcaaTAAGTTCAAGACGTTTATCATAATTTGACTTTTGTACTATGTATAcacttttagtttgaaaagtttcttaaaggggaactgcacattttttaattgtgcctatcattcaaaTTCCTTATGTCACACAAGCACACGTTTTTCTTTTCttgatgcattctaactagtaattaaatgcgatcaaaagtcatcTTACAATGGGATTCGCTCTAttgtgcctataaagcccttaaaacattcaacagttccatcaaagttttatacacacgctgtaatgtagtaacaggcacattcataataacatgtaacatttctgcattttaattaaaaaacttaacaaaaaagtCACAGCCCGACATTAAACTTTTTTCCACAAAActaaaaaagtgtttaaagaaAATCAGACGTGTGAGCACTAGGACTGGATATACTATGGACAATTGGAACCatttattttgtatgtatttttattttgtacttgtcttaatccttttctatgtgtttctcacctttctgaacttttctttaaaagcctaaccagggatgaGTATTGCAAAATAGCCTGTGTCTAGAAGCCTTATGTGCATTGACATTGATTATCCTTgtcaaataaattaatacaaattaaaataacgCATCACCACGTTCACTTTTACCTattacaacagtggttctcaaccttttttcagtgatgtaccccctgtgaattttttttttaattcaagtacctccTAATCAGAGTAAAGCAtttctggttgaaaaaaagagataaagaagtaaaatacagcactatgtcatcagtttctgatttattaaattgtataacagtgcaaaacattgctcatttgtagtagtctttcttgaactatttggaaaaaaagataggtttttatttatacttataaaggatttttgaattgttgctattttttagaatatttaaaaaaaatctcacgtaccccttggcataccttcaaataCCCCCaaaggtacgcgtacccccatttgagaaccactgtattacaacatcactgattactactcacttcAGACTTCATTGGAgtcaacaaacataattaaacatcacttactgtacaatgtgtgCTCTCACTAGAATGCCGACTGTTGGGATTATGATatagtcccgtttagatgaagaatgactcataatccttgtcgGAGTATGTCTTTATCCTTCTACTACCTAGGTGAGAAGCATTACTatgatctaaaaaaaaactttcacaaGCTTCAaggtgagaaagcagctcaccagccgatgatATCAACATAACCACACAAGGTCTGTGATCACGGCACTGCTATAAATATTTAGTCT
Above is a window of Nerophis lumbriciformis linkage group LG35, RoL_Nlum_v2.1, whole genome shotgun sequence DNA encoding:
- the foxi3b gene encoding forkhead box protein I3-B isoform X1, which translates into the protein MSTFETQDQSPPRCGPQFPSLGQEPPELSLYSDCYYPPPSLPSPQRTTPTSYELSDFSTASANPYLWFNGSGINTPSYLTTNGPPGNPGPPFVPQHYGMQRPYLGAAGAGGPGGELSWFSLPSQEDLMKLVRPPYSYSALIAMAIHGAPDRRLTLSQIYQYVADNFPFYNKSKAGWQNSIRHNLSLNDCFKKVPRDEDDPGKGNYWTLDPNCEKMFDNGNFRRKRKRKSDSLSGVEGGSGATESGESDRGSPKLSATSALNISPTPDRIPSPSSSGATPCLSSFLSEMSGVTAGSANDVGGDGLIRPLQVNLPMDGPHRLPQPGSFSSYSPNSAGREWLPQVQASPVLSSSPTHSSLGYSSPILSQYSGSSGHFYPPLGSTGIIYHREGTEV
- the foxi3b gene encoding forkhead box protein I3-B isoform X2 is translated as MSTFETQDQSPPRCGPQFPSLGQEPPELSLYSDCYYPPPSLPSPQRTTPTSYELSDFSTASANPYLWFNGSGINTPSYLTTNGPPGNPGPPFVPQHYGMQRPYLGAAGAGGPGGELSWFSLPSQEDLMKLVRPPYSYSALIAMAIHGAPDRRLTLSQIYQYVADNFPFYNKSKAGWQNSIRHNLSLNDCFKKVPRDEDDPGKGNYWTLDPNCEKMFDNGNFRRKRKRKSDSLSGVEGGSGATESESLLRHRLVLHLV